From Streptomyces sp. 6-11-2, one genomic window encodes:
- a CDS encoding pseudouridine synthase — protein sequence MRSSGSGRNGGRGDYRGAGNNRDERQGQGRPRKPRPEERRYDVGPGATKDGPKSGRGGSARGGAKGGPKQPQQGGRTAPARSREYETRMEERNRERYAGKKDVKLPKTFPGAEQEGERLQKVLARAGYGSRRACEELIEQARVEVNGEIVLEQGRRVDPEKDEVKVDGLTVATQSYQFFSLNKPAGVVSTMEDPEGRQCLGDYVTNRETRLFHVGRLDTETEGVILLTNHGELAHRLTHPKYGVRKTYLAHIVGPIPRDLGKQLKDGIQLEDGYARADHFRVVEQTGKNYLVEVTLHEGRKHIVRRMLDAAGFPVDKLVRTAFGPITLGDQKSGWLRRLSNTEVGMLMNEVDL from the coding sequence ATGCGAAGCAGCGGCAGCGGCAGGAACGGCGGGCGCGGCGACTACCGCGGTGCCGGCAACAACAGGGACGAGCGGCAGGGGCAGGGCCGCCCCCGCAAGCCCCGACCCGAGGAGCGCCGCTACGACGTCGGCCCCGGCGCGACCAAGGACGGCCCCAAGTCCGGGCGCGGCGGATCCGCGCGCGGTGGCGCCAAGGGCGGCCCCAAGCAGCCCCAGCAGGGCGGCCGTACGGCTCCGGCCCGCTCCCGCGAGTACGAGACGCGGATGGAGGAGCGCAACCGCGAGCGGTACGCCGGGAAGAAGGACGTCAAGCTGCCCAAGACCTTCCCGGGCGCCGAGCAGGAGGGCGAGCGGCTTCAGAAGGTGCTCGCCCGCGCGGGCTACGGCTCCCGGCGCGCCTGCGAGGAGCTGATCGAGCAGGCCCGGGTCGAGGTCAACGGCGAGATCGTCCTGGAGCAGGGCCGCCGGGTCGACCCGGAGAAGGACGAGGTCAAGGTCGACGGCCTGACCGTGGCCACGCAGTCGTACCAGTTCTTCTCGCTGAACAAGCCCGCCGGTGTCGTCTCCACCATGGAGGACCCGGAGGGCCGCCAGTGCCTCGGTGACTACGTCACCAACCGCGAGACGCGCCTCTTCCACGTCGGCCGCCTCGACACCGAGACCGAGGGTGTGATCCTGCTCACGAACCACGGCGAGCTGGCGCACCGGCTGACCCACCCGAAGTACGGCGTGCGCAAGACCTACCTCGCGCACATCGTCGGCCCGATCCCGCGGGACCTGGGCAAGCAGCTCAAGGACGGCATCCAGCTGGAGGACGGCTACGCGCGCGCGGACCACTTCCGGGTCGTCGAGCAGACCGGCAAGAACTACCTCGTGGAGGTCACCCTCCACGAGGGCCGCAAGCACATCGTCCGCCGCATGCTCGACGCTGCGGGCTTCCCGGTCGACAAGCTCGTCCGCACCGCCTTCGGCCCCATCACCCTGGGCGACCAGAAGTCCGGCTGGCTCCGCCGCCTGTCGAACACCGAGGTCGGCATGCTGATGAACGAGGTCGACCTCTAG
- a CDS encoding ParA family protein — protein MPATGQGPTRLEAVGSVAVRTFAAHQSHRTPGVTQPAHPSMDGHHVNAMAGDGSGAPHNHFADYDELPEGHFYDPDAEYEPDPEYAATLAPDAARQRRERIGPTGRPLPYFPIPGPLTDHGPAKIIAMCNQKGGVGKTTSTINLGAALAEYGRRVLLVDFDPQGALSVGLGVNPMELDLTVYNLLMERGMSADEVLLKTAVPNMDLLPSNIDLSAAEVQLVSEVARESTLQRALKPLMDDYDYIVIDCQPSLGLLTVNALTAAHKVIVPLECEFFALRGVALLTETIEKVQERLNPELELDGILATMYDSRTVHSREVLARVVEAFDDHVYHTVIGRTVRFPETTVAGEPITTYASNSVGAAAYRQLAREVLARCHAE, from the coding sequence ATGCCTGCGACGGGCCAGGGCCCCACGCGGCTCGAGGCTGTCGGCTCCGTTGCTGTGCGCACCTTCGCAGCCCACCAGAGTCACCGGACACCAGGGGTGACTCAGCCAGCACACCCAAGCATGGATGGCCATCACGTGAACGCCATGGCCGGCGACGGAAGTGGCGCGCCCCACAACCACTTCGCCGACTACGACGAACTGCCCGAGGGGCACTTCTACGACCCCGACGCCGAGTACGAGCCCGACCCCGAGTACGCGGCCACGCTCGCGCCCGACGCGGCCCGCCAGCGCCGTGAGCGCATCGGCCCGACCGGACGCCCGCTGCCGTACTTCCCGATCCCGGGTCCGCTGACCGACCACGGCCCCGCGAAGATCATCGCGATGTGCAACCAGAAGGGCGGCGTCGGCAAGACCACGTCGACCATCAACCTGGGTGCCGCGCTCGCGGAGTACGGCCGCCGTGTGCTGCTCGTGGACTTCGACCCGCAGGGCGCGCTGTCGGTGGGTCTCGGCGTCAACCCCATGGAGCTCGACCTCACCGTCTACAACCTGCTCATGGAGCGGGGCATGTCCGCGGACGAGGTCCTGCTGAAGACGGCGGTCCCCAACATGGACCTGCTGCCCAGCAACATCGACCTGTCGGCCGCCGAGGTCCAGCTGGTGAGCGAGGTCGCGCGTGAGTCGACGCTCCAGCGCGCCCTGAAGCCGCTGATGGACGACTACGACTACATCGTCATCGACTGCCAGCCCTCGCTCGGTCTGCTCACCGTCAACGCCCTCACGGCCGCGCACAAGGTGATCGTGCCGCTGGAGTGCGAGTTCTTCGCGCTGCGCGGTGTGGCTCTGCTGACCGAGACCATCGAGAAGGTCCAGGAGCGCCTCAACCCGGAGCTGGAGCTCGACGGGATCCTGGCCACGATGTACGACTCGCGCACCGTGCACAGCCGTGAGGTGCTCGCGCGTGTCGTCGAGGCGTTCGACGACCACGTCTACCACACGGTCATCGGACGCACGGTCCGCTTCCCGGAGACCACGGTCGCCGGTGAACCGATCACCACGTACGCCTCCAACTCCGTCGGTGCCGCCGCCTACCGCCAGCTCGCCAGGGAGGTGCTCGCCCGGTGTCACGCCGAGTGA
- the cmk gene encoding (d)CMP kinase yields the protein MENGAARTVQPVIVAIDGPSGTGKSSTSKAVAAQLGLSYLDTGAQYRAITWWMVTNGIDMDDPTAIAAVAGKPEIVSGTDPAHPTITVDGVDVAGPIRTQEVTAQVSAVSAVPEVRTRITELQRSLAVSAEAGIVVEGRDIGTTVLPDADLKIFLTASPEARAARRSGELKGADVHATREALIKRDAADSSRRTSPLAKAGDAVEVDTTELTLAQVIECVVTLVEEKRAAK from the coding sequence GTGGAAAACGGCGCCGCCCGGACCGTCCAGCCTGTGATCGTCGCCATCGACGGTCCTTCCGGCACGGGCAAGTCGAGCACATCGAAGGCCGTGGCCGCACAGCTCGGCCTGAGCTACCTGGACACCGGCGCCCAGTACCGGGCGATCACGTGGTGGATGGTGACCAACGGGATCGACATGGACGACCCCACTGCGATCGCCGCGGTGGCCGGCAAGCCCGAGATCGTCTCCGGCACCGACCCCGCCCACCCGACGATCACCGTCGACGGCGTGGACGTGGCCGGTCCGATCCGCACCCAGGAGGTCACCGCCCAGGTCAGCGCGGTCAGCGCCGTACCGGAGGTGCGGACCCGGATCACCGAGCTCCAGCGCTCGCTGGCCGTGTCCGCCGAGGCCGGGATCGTCGTCGAGGGCCGTGACATCGGCACCACCGTGCTGCCGGACGCCGACCTGAAGATCTTCCTCACCGCCTCCCCGGAGGCCCGCGCCGCCCGGCGCAGCGGTGAGCTCAAGGGCGCCGACGTCCACGCCACCCGCGAGGCCCTGATCAAGCGCGACGCGGCCGACTCCAGCCGCAGGACCTCCCCGCTGGCCAAGGCCGGCGACGCGGTCGAGGTGGACACCACCGAGCTGACGCTGGCACAGGTCATCGAGTGCGTGGTCACCCTCGTCGAGGAGAAGCGGGCCGCGAAGTGA
- a CDS encoding prephenate dehydrogenase, with the protein MRNALVIGTGLIGTSAALALAQRGVVVHLADHDPEQARTAAALGAGTDEAPDGPVDLVIVAAPPAHVAGVLADAMRRGAARGYLDVASVKGGPRRELESMGLDLTGYIGTHPMSGREQSGPLAATGDLFEGRPWVLTPTRDTDTEVLNLALELVSHCRAVPVVMDADAHDRAVALVSHMPHLVSSLVAARLKNAEDAAVRLCGQGIRDVTRIAASDPRMWIDILSANPEPVADLLSDISIDLEEAVQALRALQSSDEAKRREGAAGIEDVLRRGNAGQVRVPGKHGSAPRVYEVVAVLIDDQPGQLARIFADAGLAGVNVEDVRIEHATGQQAGLVQLMVEPKAAPVLTSALRERGWAIRQ; encoded by the coding sequence GTGAGAAACGCACTCGTGATCGGCACCGGGCTGATCGGCACCTCCGCCGCCCTGGCTCTCGCCCAGCGCGGGGTGGTCGTGCACCTCGCCGACCACGACCCGGAGCAGGCCCGTACGGCCGCGGCGCTCGGCGCCGGCACGGACGAGGCCCCGGACGGGCCGGTCGACCTCGTCATCGTCGCCGCGCCGCCGGCGCACGTGGCGGGAGTGCTCGCCGACGCCATGCGCCGCGGTGCGGCCCGCGGCTACCTGGACGTGGCCAGCGTCAAGGGCGGCCCGCGCCGTGAGCTGGAGTCGATGGGCCTGGACCTGACCGGCTACATCGGCACGCACCCCATGTCAGGCCGCGAGCAGTCGGGTCCGCTGGCGGCGACCGGTGACCTCTTCGAGGGCCGCCCCTGGGTGCTCACGCCCACCCGGGACACCGACACCGAGGTCCTCAACCTGGCCCTGGAGCTCGTCTCGCACTGCCGGGCGGTCCCGGTCGTCATGGACGCCGACGCCCACGACCGTGCCGTGGCCCTCGTCTCCCACATGCCCCACCTGGTCTCCAGCCTGGTCGCCGCGCGTCTGAAGAACGCGGAGGACGCGGCCGTACGGCTGTGCGGGCAGGGCATCAGGGACGTGACCCGGATCGCGGCCTCCGACCCGCGGATGTGGATCGACATCCTGTCCGCCAACCCGGAACCGGTCGCCGACCTGCTCTCCGACATCTCCATCGACCTGGAGGAGGCCGTGCAGGCCCTGCGCGCCCTCCAGTCCTCCGACGAGGCCAAGCGCCGCGAGGGCGCCGCCGGCATCGAGGACGTGCTGCGGCGGGGCAACGCCGGCCAGGTCCGGGTTCCCGGCAAGCACGGGTCCGCGCCGCGGGTGTACGAGGTCGTCGCGGTCCTCATCGACGACCAGCCCGGCCAACTGGCCCGCATCTTCGCGGACGCGGGACTGGCCGGGGTCAACGTCGAGGACGTGCGCATCGAGCACGCCACCGGGCAGCAGGCCGGCCTGGTGCAGCTCATGGTCGAGCCGAAGGCGGCACCGGTCCTCACCTCCGCCCTGCGGGAGCGGGGCTGGGCCATCCGCCAGTAA
- the aroH gene encoding chorismate mutase: protein MAVRAVRGAVQLERDEPGHMDEQVGALLTAVLERNGLTADDLISIWFTATPDLHSDFPAAAARKLGIVDVPLICAQELDIEGAMPRVVRVLAHIESDRPRDEIAHVYLGAAAALRKDIAQ, encoded by the coding sequence GTGGCGGTACGAGCGGTCCGGGGGGCCGTCCAACTCGAGCGGGACGAGCCCGGGCACATGGACGAGCAGGTCGGGGCGCTGCTCACCGCCGTCCTGGAGCGGAACGGCCTGACCGCGGACGACCTGATCAGCATCTGGTTCACGGCCACCCCCGACCTGCACAGCGACTTCCCGGCCGCCGCGGCCCGCAAGCTCGGCATCGTGGACGTACCGCTGATCTGCGCCCAGGAACTGGACATCGAGGGCGCCATGCCCCGCGTCGTCCGCGTCCTCGCGCACATCGAGTCCGACCGGCCGCGCGACGAGATCGCCCATGTCTACCTCGGCGCGGCGGCCGCCCTGCGCAAGGACATCGCCCAGTGA
- a CDS encoding Rieske 2Fe-2S domain-containing protein, which yields MTQGSTRRTVLATSAVALVAAGCGTKASSNSQTSPSAEATSPSDKTTSHPSAASGATEGSATGPELASTADIPEGGGKVFAEQKVVVTQPKKGEFKAFSAICSHQGCTVGKISNGMIDCPCHGSRFRIADGSVANGPAVSPLDAKQIKVEGKSIHLL from the coding sequence ATGACCCAGGGCTCGACGCGGCGCACGGTTCTCGCCACGAGTGCGGTGGCGCTCGTGGCGGCGGGCTGCGGCACCAAAGCCAGCAGCAACTCCCAGACGTCACCTTCCGCGGAGGCGACCTCCCCCTCGGACAAGACGACGTCCCACCCTTCGGCGGCCTCCGGCGCCACGGAGGGGTCCGCCACCGGACCGGAACTGGCGAGTACGGCCGACATCCCGGAAGGCGGCGGCAAGGTCTTCGCCGAGCAGAAGGTCGTGGTCACCCAGCCGAAGAAGGGCGAGTTCAAGGCCTTCTCGGCGATCTGCTCGCACCAGGGCTGCACGGTGGGCAAGATCTCCAACGGCATGATCGACTGCCCCTGCCACGGCAGCAGGTTCCGCATCGCCGACGGCTCGGTGGCCAACGGGCCGGCGGTCAGCCCGCTGGACGCCAAGCAGATCAAGGTGGAGGGAAAGTCCATCCACTTGCTGTGA
- a CDS encoding DNA polymerase beta superfamily protein, whose translation MQPEDLVRDHTIYACVMGSRAFGLATDDSDTDRRGVFVAPTPLFWRFEKPPTHVEGPLDEQFSWELERFCALALRANPNILECLHSPLVEYVDDTGRELLSLRGAFLSRQVSGTFTRYALSQRGKLEADVRTHGAPRWKHAMHLLRLLTSARDLLRTGTLTVDVGDRREPLLEVRRGEVPWPEVESRMARLAAETERAADRTPLPAEPDHRRVADFLRRVRHASACRGDV comes from the coding sequence ATGCAGCCCGAGGACCTGGTGCGTGACCACACCATCTACGCCTGTGTCATGGGGTCGCGGGCCTTCGGGCTGGCGACGGACGACAGCGACACGGACCGCAGAGGCGTGTTCGTCGCGCCCACTCCCCTGTTCTGGCGCTTCGAGAAGCCTCCGACGCATGTGGAGGGGCCCCTCGACGAGCAGTTCAGCTGGGAGCTGGAGCGCTTCTGCGCGCTGGCGCTGCGCGCGAACCCCAACATCCTGGAGTGCCTGCACTCGCCCCTGGTGGAGTATGTGGACGACACCGGCCGCGAACTGCTGTCCCTGCGTGGCGCGTTCCTCTCCCGGCAGGTGAGCGGGACGTTCACCCGCTACGCGCTGAGTCAGCGCGGGAAGCTCGAAGCCGATGTCCGCACGCACGGCGCCCCGCGCTGGAAGCACGCGATGCATCTGCTGCGCCTGCTGACCAGCGCCCGCGACCTGCTGCGCACCGGCACGCTGACGGTCGACGTCGGCGACCGGCGCGAACCGCTCCTGGAGGTGCGGCGGGGTGAGGTCCCGTGGCCCGAGGTCGAGTCCCGGATGGCCCGCCTGGCCGCCGAGACCGAACGGGCCGCCGACCGCACCCCGCTCCCCGCGGAGCCCGATCACCGACGCGTGGCGGACTTCCTGCGCCGTGTCCGCCACGCGTCGGCCTGCCGGGGAGACGTCTGA
- a CDS encoding ScpA family protein, with translation MADGSRAEVRGALGQQADAGRRVEAVLEAGDVSEPAVADGSRAEARAASGAEADEVRRAEAASRPEAASGVGAEAGPSSEGAGEGDGALGDGVFKVRLANFEGPFDLLLQLISRHKLDVTEVALSKVTDEFMAHIRAMGPDWDLDQTTEFLVVAATLLDLKAARLLPAAEVEDEADLALLEARDLLFARLLQYRAYKQIADIFSRRLDEEGRRRPRTVGLEPHHAELLPEVVISIGAARFAELAVKAMQPKPKPQVYVDHIHAPLVSVQEQAGIVIARLRELGEAGFRELVADTDDTLTVVARFLALLELYREKAVALDQETALGELIVRWTGGDGDVTPTVTDEFDRPPEVPEKREEPKVPEEPEEPKEEEKA, from the coding sequence ATCGCGGACGGTTCCCGGGCGGAGGTTCGTGGCGCCCTCGGACAGCAGGCTGACGCGGGCCGCCGGGTGGAGGCCGTGCTGGAGGCGGGGGACGTTTCGGAGCCGGCGGTCGCGGACGGTTCCCGGGCGGAGGCTCGTGCTGCTTCCGGAGCGGAAGCCGACGAGGTGCGCCGGGCGGAAGCCGCGTCGAGGCCCGAGGCCGCTTCAGGTGTGGGGGCCGAGGCCGGGCCGTCGTCCGAAGGGGCCGGCGAGGGGGACGGTGCTCTCGGTGACGGGGTGTTCAAGGTTCGGCTGGCCAACTTCGAGGGGCCGTTCGACCTGCTGCTCCAGCTGATCTCGAGGCACAAGCTCGACGTCACCGAGGTGGCCCTGTCCAAGGTCACCGACGAGTTCATGGCGCACATCCGGGCCATGGGGCCCGACTGGGACCTGGACCAGACGACCGAGTTCCTGGTCGTGGCCGCCACCCTGCTCGACCTCAAGGCGGCCCGGCTGCTGCCCGCGGCGGAGGTCGAGGACGAGGCCGACCTGGCGTTGCTCGAAGCACGCGACCTGCTGTTCGCCCGGCTGCTCCAGTACCGCGCGTACAAGCAGATCGCCGACATCTTCAGCCGCCGGCTGGACGAGGAGGGCCGGCGCCGCCCCCGTACCGTCGGGCTCGAACCCCACCACGCCGAACTGCTGCCCGAGGTCGTCATCAGCATCGGCGCGGCGCGCTTCGCCGAACTCGCGGTCAAGGCGATGCAGCCCAAGCCCAAGCCGCAGGTGTACGTCGACCACATCCACGCGCCGCTGGTCAGTGTGCAGGAGCAGGCGGGGATCGTGATCGCCCGGCTGCGGGAGCTGGGTGAGGCCGGCTTCCGGGAACTGGTGGCCGACACCGACGACACGCTCACCGTCGTGGCCCGCTTCCTCGCCCTGCTGGAGCTGTACCGCGAGAAGGCCGTGGCCCTGGACCAGGAGACCGCCCTCGGCGAGCTGATCGTGCGCTGGACCGGCGGTGACGGGGACGTGACGCCCACCGTGACGGACGAGTTCGACCGTCCGCCCGAGGTGCCCGAGAAGCGCGAGGAGCCCAAGGTGCCCGAGGAGCCCGAGGAGCCCAAGGAGGAGGAGAAGGCGTGA
- the ald gene encoding alanine dehydrogenase, whose translation MIDVKVGIPREVKNNEFRVAITPAGVHELVRNGHQVVVERNAGVGSSIPDEEYVAAGARILETADEVWAAADMVLKVKEPIAEEYHRLRKDQILFTYLHLAASKECTDALLESGTTAIAYETVELPNRALPLLAPMSEVAGRLAPQVGAYHLMRAAGGRGVLPGGVPGVPAGEAVIIGGGVSGWNAAQIAIGLGFHVTLLDKDINKLKEADKIFGTKIKTVVSNAFELEKACVEADLVVGAVLVPGAKAPKLVSNELVSRMKAGSVLVDIAIDQGGCFEDSHPTTHAEPTFKVHESVFYCVANMPGAVPNTSTYALTNATLPYIVELANRGWVEALRRDPALAKGLNTHEGKVVYREVAEALGLEHVALESLLG comes from the coding sequence GTGATCGACGTGAAGGTCGGCATCCCCCGCGAAGTCAAGAACAACGAGTTCCGGGTGGCCATCACCCCCGCCGGCGTGCACGAGCTCGTGCGTAACGGCCACCAGGTCGTCGTCGAGCGGAACGCGGGCGTCGGCTCCTCGATCCCGGACGAGGAGTACGTGGCCGCCGGCGCCCGGATCCTCGAGACCGCGGACGAGGTCTGGGCCGCCGCCGACATGGTGCTGAAGGTCAAGGAGCCCATCGCCGAGGAGTACCACCGCCTCCGCAAGGACCAGATCCTCTTCACCTACCTGCACCTGGCCGCCTCCAAGGAGTGCACCGACGCCCTGCTGGAGTCCGGCACCACGGCGATCGCCTACGAGACCGTCGAGCTCCCGAACCGCGCGCTGCCGCTGCTCGCCCCGATGTCCGAGGTCGCGGGCCGTCTCGCGCCGCAGGTCGGCGCCTACCACCTGATGCGCGCCGCGGGCGGCCGCGGTGTGCTGCCGGGCGGCGTCCCGGGCGTGCCGGCCGGCGAGGCCGTCATCATCGGCGGTGGCGTCTCCGGCTGGAACGCCGCGCAGATCGCCATCGGTCTGGGCTTCCACGTGACCCTCCTGGACAAGGACATCAACAAGCTCAAGGAGGCGGACAAGATCTTCGGCACGAAGATCAAGACCGTCGTCTCCAACGCCTTCGAGCTGGAGAAGGCCTGCGTGGAGGCCGACCTCGTGGTCGGCGCCGTGCTCGTCCCGGGCGCGAAGGCCCCGAAGCTGGTCAGCAACGAGCTGGTGTCCCGGATGAAGGCCGGAAGTGTCCTTGTCGACATCGCGATCGACCAGGGCGGATGCTTCGAGGACTCCCACCCGACCACGCACGCTGAGCCGACCTTCAAGGTCCACGAGTCGGTGTTCTACTGCGTCGCCAACATGCCGGGCGCCGTGCCCAACACCTCCACCTACGCGCTGACCAACGCCACGCTGCCGTACATCGTCGAACTCGCCAACCGTGGCTGGGTGGAGGCGCTGCGCCGTGACCCGGCGCTGGCCAAGGGCCTCAACACCCACGAGGGCAAGGTCGTTTACCGCGAGGTCGCCGAGGCCCTCGGCCTGGAGCACGTCGCGCTGGAGTCCCTGCTCGGCTGA
- the scpB gene encoding SMC-Scp complex subunit ScpB: MNEETTDPSAAPSTVADLDLRPALEAVLMVVDEPATEEHLAKILQRPRRQVADALRELADEYTVQGRGFELRLIAGGWRFYARPEYAAAVEGFVLDGQQARLTQAALETLAVVAYRQPVSRSRVSAVRGVNCDGVMRTLLQRGLVEEAGAEPETGAILYRTTNYFLERMGLRGLDELPELAPFLPEAEAIEAETQEGVPSFDPDAPDDAPGADGDHTTNTTTEF, encoded by the coding sequence GTGAACGAGGAGACCACCGACCCGTCCGCGGCCCCGAGCACCGTCGCCGACCTCGACCTCAGGCCCGCCCTGGAGGCCGTCCTCATGGTCGTGGACGAGCCCGCGACCGAGGAGCACCTGGCGAAGATCCTGCAACGGCCCCGCCGGCAGGTCGCGGACGCGTTGCGTGAACTGGCCGACGAGTACACCGTGCAGGGCCGCGGCTTCGAGCTGCGGCTGATCGCCGGCGGCTGGCGTTTCTACGCCCGCCCCGAGTACGCGGCCGCCGTCGAGGGCTTCGTCCTGGACGGCCAGCAGGCCCGGCTCACCCAGGCCGCCCTGGAGACCCTCGCCGTGGTCGCCTACCGCCAGCCGGTCAGCCGCAGCCGCGTCTCCGCCGTCCGCGGAGTCAACTGCGACGGAGTCATGCGTACGCTGCTCCAACGCGGTCTGGTCGAGGAGGCGGGCGCGGAACCCGAAACAGGTGCGATCCTGTACAGGACGACGAACTACTTCCTGGAGCGGATGGGCCTGCGCGGTCTGGACGAGCTCCCGGAACTCGCGCCCTTCCTCCCTGAGGCGGAGGCGATCGAGGCCGAGACCCAGGAGGGCGTACCGTCGTTCGACCCGGACGCTCCCGATGACGCGCCGGGCGCAGACGGCGACCACACGACGAACACGACGACGGAATTTTGA
- a CDS encoding tetratricopeptide repeat protein, whose protein sequence is MTDQAVDAGGVNLSGGDRFPAAAKSLFLGRTRELKELRADIERAGLDTLAGRKEPRARVLLIAGRPGSGRTALAEELVVQVAQRYPGGVLRAGLTEPDGTPVPVEAVARDLLTALDLPTPPGAAEDDLTEALRTALAERRALLLLDDAAGADQVDALLPENADCLLVAVSRGPLTGIADVRPCTLGGLDTKSGVELLAQRIDPVRITVDPRAAESLIEVCQGQPAALTLAGGWLAAHPQAAVADLAKQLRADPDERSALDRVLRFVHGALSGPAARLLRLLSLAPAGDVDPQTASALAGCSVEAARGFLDDFAELGVLRAVPSPLPCYEVPGCLHPLLADLAQRQDRPAELRLARARMLERTVRLLQSCRAITETDSPETREKLKSLPPGLRFATPRAAEKWLRARRPALLAAARLAVADGELDTLARRLMSQLVRAMVAHIGTQAAAGDLYGIHRLVLDVAERRGLPREKAAALLNLADLDARTGRTAAALARYRAALDAGREADDPYAISRAMESVGSAHQELGDYDRAADWFGRALARRLAREEREEAARLYGRIATAHTYTGRYGEALRNWRAAVAAHRKAGDVAAHARALSELARVQEYAGRPEDCLRTCQEAVEWARHAEDVRLQAALQLRLADTLERLGDTATAALHRGTARRMLGDEVPAAEEGGPEGPLTTGDGNACEIRSASAED, encoded by the coding sequence GTGACGGATCAGGCGGTGGACGCAGGTGGCGTGAACCTGTCCGGCGGGGACCGGTTCCCCGCTGCCGCGAAGAGTCTCTTCCTGGGCCGCACACGGGAGTTGAAGGAGCTGCGCGCCGACATCGAGCGGGCCGGCCTCGACACCCTGGCCGGCCGCAAGGAGCCGCGCGCACGCGTCCTGCTGATCGCGGGCAGGCCCGGCTCCGGCCGTACGGCGCTCGCCGAGGAACTGGTGGTCCAGGTCGCGCAGCGTTACCCCGGCGGTGTGCTGCGCGCCGGGCTCACCGAGCCCGACGGCACCCCCGTACCCGTCGAGGCGGTCGCCCGCGACCTGCTCACGGCCCTCGATCTGCCGACTCCGCCCGGCGCCGCCGAGGACGACCTGACCGAGGCCCTGCGCACCGCCCTCGCCGAGCGCCGGGCGCTGCTCCTGCTCGACGACGCGGCCGGCGCGGACCAGGTCGACGCACTGCTGCCGGAGAACGCCGACTGCCTGCTCGTCGCCGTCTCCCGGGGCCCGCTCACCGGGATCGCCGACGTCCGCCCGTGCACCCTGGGCGGCCTGGACACCAAGTCCGGCGTGGAACTGCTGGCGCAGCGCATCGACCCGGTGCGCATCACCGTCGACCCGCGCGCCGCCGAGAGCCTGATCGAGGTCTGCCAGGGCCAGCCCGCCGCGCTGACCCTGGCCGGCGGCTGGCTCGCCGCCCACCCCCAGGCGGCCGTCGCCGACCTCGCCAAGCAGCTGCGCGCCGACCCCGACGAGCGTTCCGCCCTCGACCGGGTGCTGCGGTTCGTGCACGGCGCCCTGTCCGGCCCGGCCGCTCGGCTGCTGCGCCTGCTCTCCCTCGCCCCGGCCGGTGACGTCGACCCGCAGACCGCCTCCGCGCTCGCCGGCTGCTCGGTCGAGGCCGCCCGCGGCTTCCTCGACGACTTCGCCGAACTCGGCGTGCTGCGCGCCGTCCCCTCGCCGCTGCCGTGCTACGAGGTCCCCGGCTGCCTGCACCCGCTGCTGGCGGACCTCGCCCAGCGCCAGGACCGCCCCGCCGAGCTGCGGCTCGCCCGCGCCCGGATGCTGGAGCGGACCGTGCGGCTGCTCCAGTCCTGCCGGGCGATCACCGAGACCGACAGCCCCGAGACCAGGGAGAAGCTGAAGAGCCTGCCTCCCGGGCTGCGCTTCGCCACTCCGCGGGCCGCCGAGAAGTGGCTGCGTGCCCGCAGGCCCGCCCTGCTCGCCGCGGCCCGGCTCGCCGTCGCCGACGGCGAACTGGACACCCTGGCCCGCCGCTTGATGTCCCAGCTGGTGCGGGCCATGGTGGCGCACATCGGCACCCAGGCCGCCGCCGGTGACCTCTACGGCATCCACCGGCTCGTCCTGGACGTGGCCGAGCGGCGCGGGCTGCCCCGGGAGAAGGCCGCCGCCCTGCTGAACCTCGCCGACCTGGACGCCCGCACCGGGCGTACGGCGGCGGCGCTGGCCCGCTACCGGGCCGCGCTGGACGCCGGACGGGAGGCCGACGACCCGTACGCGATCAGCCGCGCCATGGAATCCGTAGGCAGCGCCCACCAGGAGCTGGGGGACTACGACCGGGCCGCCGACTGGTTCGGCCGTGCCCTGGCGCGGCGGCTCGCGCGCGAGGAGCGCGAGGAGGCCGCCCGCCTCTACGGCCGTATCGCCACCGCGCACACCTACACGGGCCGCTACGGCGAGGCCCTGCGCAACTGGCGGGCGGCCGTCGCCGCGCACCGCAAGGCGGGCGATGTCGCCGCCCACGCGCGGGCGTTGAGCGAGCTGGCCCGCGTCCAGGAGTACGCCGGGCGGCCCGAGGACTGTCTGCGCACCTGCCAGGAGGCGGTGGAGTGGGCCCGCCACGCCGAGGACGTACGGCTCCAGGCGGCGCTCCAGTTGCGGCTCGCCGACACCCTGGAGCGGCTGGGCGACACGGCCACGGCGGCCCTGCACCGCGGAACGGCCCGGCGCATGCTCGGCGACGAGGTCCCTGCGGCCGAGGAGGGCGGTCCGGAGGGCCCCTTGACGACAGGAGACGGCAATGCCTGCGAAATCCGCAGTGCATCCGCTGAAGATTGA